In a single window of the Elaeis guineensis isolate ETL-2024a chromosome 8, EG11, whole genome shotgun sequence genome:
- the LOC105050258 gene encoding uncharacterized protein gives MSVEILDGATIRDFVEDERAFNGTVEERFASLDTNCDGLLSYAEMAKELMSLRVLETHFGVDEVRMSPDELVQLYRGLFARFDHDGNGRVDMEEFRAEMKEMMLAVANGLGFLPVQMVVEEGSFLKRAVERESAK, from the coding sequence ATGAGCGTAGAGATATTGGATGGAGCCACCATTCGTGACTTCGTAGAGGATGAGAGGGCCTTCAACGGGACGGTCGAGGAGCGGTTTGCCAGCCTCGACACCAACTGTGATGGCCTGCTTTCATATGCAGAGATGGCGAAGGAGTTGATGAGCCTTAGAGTACTCGAGACCCACTTCGGCGTGGATGAGGTGAGGATGAGCCCTGATGAGCTCGTCCAGCTCTATCGTGGCCTCTTTGCTCGGTTCGATCATGACGGCAATGGAAGGGTGGATATGGAGGAGTTTCGAGCAGAGATGAAGGAGATGATGCTGGCTGTGGCGAACGGGCTCGGGTTCCTGCCGGTCCAGATGGTGGTGGAGGAAGGGAGCTTCCTCAAGAGGGCTGTGGAGAGGGAGTCGGCAAAGTGA
- the LOC140859731 gene encoding uncharacterized protein: protein MSVEILDGATLREFVEDEGAFNGSVEDRFASLDTDRDGRLSYAEMARELMSLRVVETHFGMDEVKLSTDELVRLYRGLFARFDHDGNGTIDLEEFRSEMREMMLAVANGLGFLPVQMVVEEGSFLKKAVERESTKFAA from the coding sequence ATGAGCGTAGAGATATTGGACGGAGCCACCCTTCGTGAGTTCGTGGAGGATGAGGGTGCCTTCAACGGGTCGGTCGAGGACCGGTTTGCAAGCCTCGACACCGACCGTGATGGCCGGCTCTCGTATGCGGAGATGGCGAGGGAGCTGATGAGCCTCAGGGTGGTGGAGACCCACTTCGGCATGGACGAGGTGAAGCTGAGCACCGACGAGCTTGTCCGACTCTATCGTGGCCTCTTTGCTCGGTTCGATCACGACGGCAATGGAACCATAGATTTGGAGGAGTTCCGTTCGGAGATGAGGGAGATGATGCTGGCGGTGGCCAACGGGCTCGGTTTCTTGCCGGTCCAGATGGTGGTGGAGGAGGGAAGCTTTCTCAAGAAGGCCGTGGAGAGGGAGTCGACAAAGTTTGCCGCATAG